TTGCATCGGCAGAGCTTTCGCAACGTCGCCGTGCTGGTCCCAGCCGCGGTGGAAGATCTGCACGAACGGAACATCGCGTTCCAGCATTCGCCGAGCCAGCAGCGCGCTGGCGGCGAATGTTCCGGGCGTCGTCACTTCCGGACCGTACATGTCCAGAACGTGTTTCGGTTCACCGGCGATGCTGGTGAGTTCCGGCATCGACGACTGCATGCGAAACGCCATTTCGTACTGAGCGATCCGGGCCTGAGTTTCCGGATCACCCAAACGGTCCAGCGTTCGTTGGTTCATTTCGGCCAGACGGTCCAGCATGCGTCGGCGGGAATTCCGGCTGACTCCATCCGGGTTTGACAGAAACAGCACCGGATCACCCTCGCGGCGCAGAGCGACTCCCGAGTATCGGCTCGGCAGAAAACCGGTGCCCCACAGCCGGTTGTACAGAGCCTGAGCTGTCTGCCGGCCACTCCATGTCGGCGTCATCACCATGAACGAAGGCAGATCTTTGTTGACGGAACCGAGCCCGTAACTGAGCCACGCTCCCAGACTTGGCCGGCCAGGTAACTGATGACCGGTGCAGATGTAGGTGATCGCGGGATCGTGATTGATCGCTTCCGTATGCATCGTACGAATGATGCACAGGTCGTCGGCCATCCTGGCCGTGTACGGCAGCAGTTCACTGATCCACGCTCCGGATCTTCCGTGCTGAGAAAAGCGGAACTTTGACGGAGCGATCGGGAACCGCGACTGACCGGATGTCATTGTCGTCAGCCGCTGTCCGTTGCGGACGGATTCGGGCAGATCTTTGTCGAACCACTTTTCCATTTCGGGCTTGTAGTCCAGCGTATCCTGCTGGCACGGAGCCCCCGCCATGAACAGCCAGACAGCTCGCTTTGCTTTCGGCGCGAAGTGCCGCAGTCCGTCCGGAACTTCGCCGGTCGTCATACCGTTCGCCGGTGAAGGCCCGGTCAGCGAAGCCAGTGCCGCCCCGCCAAGCCCGAGCGCTCCGCGAGTAAAAAAGTGCCGACGTGTTTCCGCCTGCATGTGTTCGTTGAGAGGGTTCATAGAATCGGTCCTGTTCAATTCTGTCGTTTCAGGCTCAACGGGCCGATCGTTCGTCCAGCCTGGGGCAACGCCCCAGGAACCGATCTACTTGCTGACTATCTCATCCAGATTCAAAATCAGGTTCGCCACCATTGTCCATGCGGCCAGATCGGTGGCGGAGAATTCCGCGGACGGCGGAATTGCGCCGATGTTGATGAGTTTCCGGGCCGCTTCCGGGTCCGCTTTGAAGTCAGTTTGATAGGCGTGGAAATCGTCGACGAGTGATGCCGCTTCGGATTCCAGCGGTGTGCGAAGAACGCAATGCCGCAGCATCCAGGATGCGCGATCGGTGTCGGACGTGCCGGCTTCGCGCAGAGTTTTTTCCGCGAGTGCCCGGGCACATTCGACGTATTGCGGATCGTTCATCATCAGCAATGCCTGCATGGGTGAATTCGTTCGTTCGCGGCGAA
Above is a genomic segment from Planctomycetaceae bacterium containing:
- a CDS encoding DUF1501 domain-containing protein; protein product: MNPLNEHMQAETRRHFFTRGALGLGGAALASLTGPSPANGMTTGEVPDGLRHFAPKAKRAVWLFMAGAPCQQDTLDYKPEMEKWFDKDLPESVRNGQRLTTMTSGQSRFPIAPSKFRFSQHGRSGAWISELLPYTARMADDLCIIRTMHTEAINHDPAITYICTGHQLPGRPSLGAWLSYGLGSVNKDLPSFMVMTPTWSGRQTAQALYNRLWGTGFLPSRYSGVALRREGDPVLFLSNPDGVSRNSRRRMLDRLAEMNQRTLDRLGDPETQARIAQYEMAFRMQSSMPELTSIAGEPKHVLDMYGPEVTTPGTFAASALLARRMLERDVPFVQIFHRGWDQHGDVAKALPMQCHDIDQPSWALVQDLKARGLLDDTLVIWGGEFGRTVYSQGQLSRNNYGRDHHPRCFSIWLAGAGIKPGTVYGTTDDFSYNIVEKPVHIHDLNATILHQLGIDHERLTYRFQGRDFRLTDVHGKIVDGILA